Proteins found in one Pocillopora verrucosa isolate sample1 chromosome 12, ASM3666991v2, whole genome shotgun sequence genomic segment:
- the LOC131791484 gene encoding tetratricopeptide repeat protein 28 isoform X1 yields MAKERSPIKVPSENEDLPDKENASDFDEDTLRATANVYRNEGNEAFKKGDFINAIHFYTKGIKMNCNEKELKAKLYNNRAIAHSKLGNHQDSLRDAEAAIELNPTFLKAIVRGATACVELKRFEEAITWCNKGLAINKNHRILLSLRLQSVSEVGDKSMEEKDPISHDPGSASSGDVRKVVDLYNQGEEAIEYHNLHLKIAKEVGDKHGEGVAYGNLGNPYHHLGDSKKAIEYYNLNLKIAKEVGDKHGEGNAYGNLGIAYHRLGNFKKALEYHNLYLKITKEVGDKHGEGGAYGNLGSAYFSLGDFKKAIEYHNLHLKIAKEVGDKHAEGAAYGNLGNPYYHLGDSEKAIEYYNLNLKIAKEVGDKHGEGNAYGNLGNTNRRLGNFKKALKYHNLHLKITKEVGDKHGEGDAYGNCGNDYFSLGDFKKAIEYHNLHLKIAKEVGDKHGEGGAYGNLGMAYRRLADFKKAIEHYDLHLKIAQEVGDKLREGNAYGNLGNAYFSLGDFKKAIENHNRHLEIAKEVEDKDGEGMAHGNLGNVYYRLGDSKKAIEQHNQHLKIAKEVGDKHGEGSAYGNLGNAYDYLGDSKKAIDYHNLDLKIAKEVGDKHGEGGAYSNLGIAYRRLGDFKKAIKYHNLHLLIAKEVGDKFTEAMAYCLLAWVFELQGRLPKAVEHYQASINLFNSLRVLLISKDEWKVNFRNQHQVAYTGLWRVLVEQGNVDEALFVAEKGRAQALTDLMESSFCGGTSHHKGEDEDCAVLKNVPPNTVFQAVDKANVYLWVGSEGKQVQLRQSKLKGFVSENSGSSLSFKSFMLGVYTQLGVLSNVRCENRSLDALREGRSEVDEKTKEAKPQPHIQQDGCLSTLYDIVMKPVADLIEGDELLIIPDGPLWIVPYAALKDGNSKYLCESFTIRVAPSLASLRLIADCPDDYHKSSDALLVGDPWISEVTNSEGEQLPCAKEEVEMIGKILNIMPITGRQATKREVLKRLSSVSLVHFAAHGCMETGQIALTPDPDRISTVPTEEDYMLTIGDVLNAQLRAKLVVLSCCHSGRGEIKAEGVVGIARAFMGAGARSIVVSLWAIDDEATLEFMKHFYQQLAGGKPASESLNLAMKSLRESDKFCDIKYWAPFLLIGDDVTLDFMTKERENLNMKSHK; encoded by the exons gagccactgcttgtgttgaattgaagagatttgaagaagcaatcacttggtgtaataagggactagct atcAACAAAAACCATaggatcttgttgtcattaagacttcagtctgtcagtgaagtgggagataagtccatggaggaaaaagatcctattagtCATGACCCGGgtagtgcaagttcaggtgatgtcaGGAAAGTCGTAGATCTCTATAATCAGGGAGaagaagccatagagtaccacaacctacatcttaaaatagctaaagaagtaggagacaagcatggggagggtgttgcttatggcaatcttggcaatccTTATCACCATTTGGGTGATtccaaaaaagccatagagtactacaacctaaatcttaaaatagctaaagaagtaggagacaagcatggggagggtaacgcttatggcaatcttggcattgcttatcaccgtctgggtaATTTCAAAAAAGCCCTTGAGTACCACAACCTTTATCtcaaaataactaaagaagtaggagacaagcatggggagggtggtgcctatggcaatcttggcagtgcttattttagtctgggtgatttcaaaaaagccatagagtaccacaacctacatcttaaaatagctaaagaagtaggagacaagcatgcAGAGGGTgctgcttatggcaatcttggcaatccTTATTACCATTTGGGTGATTCcgaaaaagccatagagtactacaacctaaatcttaaaatagctaaagaagtaggagacaagcatggggagggtaacgcttatggcaatcttggcaatacTAATCGCCGTCTGGGTAATTTCAAAAAAGCCCTtaagtaccacaacctacatctcaaaataactaaagaagtaggagacaagcatggggagggtgaTGCCTATGGCAATTGTGGCAATgattattttagtctgggtgatttcaaaaaagccatagagtaccacaacctacatcttaaaatagctaaagaagtaggagacaagcatggggagggtggtgcttatggcaatcttggcatgGCTTATCGCCGTCTTgctgatttcaaaaaagccatagagcaCTACgacctacatcttaaaatagctcaagaagtaggagacaagcttagggagggtaacgcttatggcaatcttggcaatgcttattttagtctgggtgatttcaaaaaagccatagagaaCCACAACCGACATCttgaaatagctaaagaagtagaaGACAAGGATGGAGAGGGTATGGCtcatggcaatcttggcaatgtttATTACCGTCTGGGTGATtccaaaaaagccatagagcaACACAaccaacatcttaaaatagctaaagaagtaggagacaagcatggggagggtagtgcttatggcaatcttggcaatgcttatgactATCTGGGTGATTCCAAAAAAGCCATAGattaccacaacctagatcttaaaatagctaaagaagtaggagacaagcatggggagggtggtgcttatagcaatcttggcattgcttatCGCCGTcttggtgatttcaaaaaagccataaagTACCACAACTTACATCTTctaatagctaaagaagtaggagacaaattCACGGAGGCAATGGCCTACTGTTTATTAGCATGGGTTTTTGAGTTGCAAGGTAGACTGCCAAAAGCCGTTGAACATTACCAAGCTAGCATAAACTTATTCAATTCGTTGAGAGTACTTCTAATatctaaagatgagtggaaagttaattttcgaaatcagcatcaagtggcgtatacgggtttgtggagagttctcgtagaacaaggtaatgtagatgaagccttatttgttgctgagaaaggacgagctcaagctctgaccgacctcatggaatccagtttttgtggtggaacaagtcaccacaagggagaagatgaagattgcgcagttttaaaaaacgttccaccaaacactgtctttcaggcagtggacaAAGCTAACGTCTATCTTTGGGTTGGGTCCGAgggaaaacaagttcagttaagacaaagtaaactcaaaggttttgtttcagagaatagtggatCAAGCCTGTCCTTTAAGTCGTTCATGCtcggtgtctatacacaacttggtgttctttctaatgtgagatgcgagaatcgatctttAGATGCTTTGAGGGAGGGCCGTTcagaagtggatgagaaaaccaaagaagccaaGCCTCAACCTCACATCCAACAAGACGGAtgcttgagcactttgtatgatatcgTTATGAAGCCGGTGGCTGACTTGATTGAAGGGGATGAGCTACTCATTATTcctgatggacccctgtggatcgttccttacgctgcattgaaggatggtaattctaaatacctgtgtgagtcGTTCACAATCCGAGTCGCTCCATCGTTAGcaagtcttagactcattgccgattgcccagatgattatcacaaaagcagtgatgCGTTACTGGTAGGGGATCCGTGGATATCCGAGGTTACTAACAGCGAGGGAGAGCAGCTTCCGTgtgctaaagaagaagtagaaatgatcggaaaaattctgaatatcatgccaatcactggcagacaggccacgaaacgtgaggtgttgaaaagactcagttccgtttccctagttcactttgcggcacacggatgtatggaaactggccaaattgctcttacacctgacccaGACCGAATATCTACTGTGCCAACGGAGGAGGATTACATGTTAACAATTGGAGATGTGTTGAATGCTCAACTTCGGGCCAAACTTGTTGTGCTTAGTTGCTGCCACAGCGGCCggggcgagatcaaggctgaaggtgtggttggcattgcgcgcgcttttatgggggctggtgctcggtctattgtggtgtccctgtgggcAATTGACGACGAGGCTACTCTTGAGTTCATGAAACACTTTTATCAACAACTTGCAGGAGGTAAACCAGCAAGCgagtcactgaacctggccatgaaaagcctcagagaatcagacAAGTTCTGCGACATCAAatactgggcgccctttttgctgattggagatgacgtcactCTTGACTTCAtgacaaaggaaagagaaaatttgaatatgaaatcacataaatga
- the LOC131791484 gene encoding tetratricopeptide repeat protein 28 isoform X2, with protein sequence MATGRSSIKVPCENEDLPDKENAPDFDEDTLRATANVYRNEGNEAFKKGDFINAIHFYTKGIKMNCNEKELKAKLYNNRAIAHSKLGNHQDSLRDAEAAIELNPTFLKAIVRGATACVELKRFEEAITWCNKGLAINKNHRILLSLRLQSVSEVGDKSMEEKDPISHDPGSASSGDVRKVVDLYNQGEEAIEYHNLHLKIAKEVGDKHGEGVAYGNLGNPYHHLGDSKKAIEYYNLNLKIAKEVGDKHGEGNAYGNLGIAYHRLGNFKKALEYHNLYLKITKEVGDKHGEGGAYGNLGSAYFSLGDFKKAIEYHNLHLKIAKEVGDKHAEGAAYGNLGNPYYHLGDSEKAIEYYNLNLKIAKEVGDKHGEGNAYGNLGNTNRRLGNFKKALKYHNLHLKITKEVGDKHGEGDAYGNCGNDYFSLGDFKKAIEYHNLHLKIAKEVGDKHGEGGAYGNLGMAYRRLADFKKAIEHYDLHLKIAQEVGDKLREGNAYGNLGNAYFSLGDFKKAIENHNRHLEIAKEVEDKDGEGMAHGNLGNVYYRLGDSKKAIEQHNQHLKIAKEVGDKHGEGSAYGNLGNAYDYLGDSKKAIDYHNLDLKIAKEVGDKHGEGGAYSNLGIAYRRLGDFKKAIKYHNLHLLIAKEVGDKFTEAMAYCLLAWVFELQGRLPKAVEHYQASINLFNSLRVLLISKDEWKVNFRNQHQVAYTGLWRVLVEQGNVDEALFVAEKGRAQALTDLMESSFCGGTSHHKGEDEDCAVLKNVPPNTVFQAVDKANVYLWVGSEGKQVQLRQSKLKGFVSENSGSSLSFKSFMLGVYTQLGVLSNVRCENRSLDALREGRSEVDEKTKEAKPQPHIQQDGCLSTLYDIVMKPVADLIEGDELLIIPDGPLWIVPYAALKDGNSKYLCESFTIRVAPSLASLRLIADCPDDYHKSSDALLVGDPWISEVTNSEGEQLPCAKEEVEMIGKILNIMPITGRQATKREVLKRLSSVSLVHFAAHGCMETGQIALTPDPDRISTVPTEEDYMLTIGDVLNAQLRAKLVVLSCCHSGRGEIKAEGVVGIARAFMGAGARSIVVSLWAIDDEATLEFMKHFYQQLAGGKPASESLNLAMKSLRESDKFCDIKYWAPFLLIGDDVTLDFMTKERENLNMKSHK encoded by the exons gagccactgcttgtgttgaattgaagagatttgaagaagcaatcacttggtgtaataagggactagct atcAACAAAAACCATaggatcttgttgtcattaagacttcagtctgtcagtgaagtgggagataagtccatggaggaaaaagatcctattagtCATGACCCGGgtagtgcaagttcaggtgatgtcaGGAAAGTCGTAGATCTCTATAATCAGGGAGaagaagccatagagtaccacaacctacatcttaaaatagctaaagaagtaggagacaagcatggggagggtgttgcttatggcaatcttggcaatccTTATCACCATTTGGGTGATtccaaaaaagccatagagtactacaacctaaatcttaaaatagctaaagaagtaggagacaagcatggggagggtaacgcttatggcaatcttggcattgcttatcaccgtctgggtaATTTCAAAAAAGCCCTTGAGTACCACAACCTTTATCtcaaaataactaaagaagtaggagacaagcatggggagggtggtgcctatggcaatcttggcagtgcttattttagtctgggtgatttcaaaaaagccatagagtaccacaacctacatcttaaaatagctaaagaagtaggagacaagcatgcAGAGGGTgctgcttatggcaatcttggcaatccTTATTACCATTTGGGTGATTCcgaaaaagccatagagtactacaacctaaatcttaaaatagctaaagaagtaggagacaagcatggggagggtaacgcttatggcaatcttggcaatacTAATCGCCGTCTGGGTAATTTCAAAAAAGCCCTtaagtaccacaacctacatctcaaaataactaaagaagtaggagacaagcatggggagggtgaTGCCTATGGCAATTGTGGCAATgattattttagtctgggtgatttcaaaaaagccatagagtaccacaacctacatcttaaaatagctaaagaagtaggagacaagcatggggagggtggtgcttatggcaatcttggcatgGCTTATCGCCGTCTTgctgatttcaaaaaagccatagagcaCTACgacctacatcttaaaatagctcaagaagtaggagacaagcttagggagggtaacgcttatggcaatcttggcaatgcttattttagtctgggtgatttcaaaaaagccatagagaaCCACAACCGACATCttgaaatagctaaagaagtagaaGACAAGGATGGAGAGGGTATGGCtcatggcaatcttggcaatgtttATTACCGTCTGGGTGATtccaaaaaagccatagagcaACACAaccaacatcttaaaatagctaaagaagtaggagacaagcatggggagggtagtgcttatggcaatcttggcaatgcttatgactATCTGGGTGATTCCAAAAAAGCCATAGattaccacaacctagatcttaaaatagctaaagaagtaggagacaagcatggggagggtggtgcttatagcaatcttggcattgcttatCGCCGTcttggtgatttcaaaaaagccataaagTACCACAACTTACATCTTctaatagctaaagaagtaggagacaaattCACGGAGGCAATGGCCTACTGTTTATTAGCATGGGTTTTTGAGTTGCAAGGTAGACTGCCAAAAGCCGTTGAACATTACCAAGCTAGCATAAACTTATTCAATTCGTTGAGAGTACTTCTAATatctaaagatgagtggaaagttaattttcgaaatcagcatcaagtggcgtatacgggtttgtggagagttctcgtagaacaaggtaatgtagatgaagccttatttgttgctgagaaaggacgagctcaagctctgaccgacctcatggaatccagtttttgtggtggaacaagtcaccacaagggagaagatgaagattgcgcagttttaaaaaacgttccaccaaacactgtctttcaggcagtggacaAAGCTAACGTCTATCTTTGGGTTGGGTCCGAgggaaaacaagttcagttaagacaaagtaaactcaaaggttttgtttcagagaatagtggatCAAGCCTGTCCTTTAAGTCGTTCATGCtcggtgtctatacacaacttggtgttctttctaatgtgagatgcgagaatcgatctttAGATGCTTTGAGGGAGGGCCGTTcagaagtggatgagaaaaccaaagaagccaaGCCTCAACCTCACATCCAACAAGACGGAtgcttgagcactttgtatgatatcgTTATGAAGCCGGTGGCTGACTTGATTGAAGGGGATGAGCTACTCATTATTcctgatggacccctgtggatcgttccttacgctgcattgaaggatggtaattctaaatacctgtgtgagtcGTTCACAATCCGAGTCGCTCCATCGTTAGcaagtcttagactcattgccgattgcccagatgattatcacaaaagcagtgatgCGTTACTGGTAGGGGATCCGTGGATATCCGAGGTTACTAACAGCGAGGGAGAGCAGCTTCCGTgtgctaaagaagaagtagaaatgatcggaaaaattctgaatatcatgccaatcactggcagacaggccacgaaacgtgaggtgttgaaaagactcagttccgtttccctagttcactttgcggcacacggatgtatggaaactggccaaattgctcttacacctgacccaGACCGAATATCTACTGTGCCAACGGAGGAGGATTACATGTTAACAATTGGAGATGTGTTGAATGCTCAACTTCGGGCCAAACTTGTTGTGCTTAGTTGCTGCCACAGCGGCCggggcgagatcaaggctgaaggtgtggttggcattgcgcgcgcttttatgggggctggtgctcggtctattgtggtgtccctgtgggcAATTGACGACGAGGCTACTCTTGAGTTCATGAAACACTTTTATCAACAACTTGCAGGAGGTAAACCAGCAAGCgagtcactgaacctggccatgaaaagcctcagagaatcagacAAGTTCTGCGACATCAAatactgggcgccctttttgctgattggagatgacgtcactCTTGACTTCAtgacaaaggaaagagaaaatttgaatatgaaatcacataaatga
- the LOC136277527 gene encoding adrenocorticotropic hormone receptor-like, with protein MSTTNFSSDRSHLKSFYELLCSPSLVGGLQQQLPICFVAVDILLSIIAFAGNSLILVALYKESTLHPPSKLLYRCLATTDLLVGLVAQPHMALRWMSVFQEHWSLCQYARDAANITGYVFISVSLMTMTAVSVDRLLALLLGLRYKQIVTLKRTYIIVTTFWVFNLVASLCGFFDHRIIVLYSSLVISVCLVILLASYTKIFHILKNHQAQVLDHQQPSQTNALNMARFRKAVYSALWVQLALVVCYAPVCTVSIVIAHTKKYSLLSVVTREVAIILLCFNSTLNPFLYCWKISEVRQAVKQTIREALC; from the coding sequence ATGTCGACAACAAATTTCAGTAGCGATAGAAGTCacttaaaatcattttatgaACTGCTATGCTCTCCCTCTTTGGTGGGTGGGCTTCAACAACAACTACCAATTTGCTTCGTTGCGGTtgacattctcctctccattaTAGCATTTGCTGGAAATTCTctcatccttgttgccctttACAAAGAATCTACCCTgcatccgccgtccaaactcctgtatcgttgtctggcaaccactgatctgttggttggtcttgttgcCCAGCCTCACATGGCTCTACGTTGGATGTCCGTGTTTCAAGAACACTGGAGCCTTTGTCAATACGCAAGGGACGCAGCCAACATCACGGGCTATGTATTTATTTCAGTGTCTTTGATGACGATGACAGCCgtaagcgtggacagacttctcgccctgttgttgGGACTGAGATACAAACAGATTGTAACTTTGAAACGCACGTATATTATTGTAACTACCTTTTGGGTTTTTAACCTTGTCGCCTCTTTATGTGGATTTTTTGATCACCGTATAATCGTTTTGTACAGCAGCCTAGTTATATCAGTTTGCCTGGTAATATTACTCGcatcgtacacaaagatttttcacATTCTCAAAAATCACCAAGCACAAGTACTAGATCATcaacagccgagccaaacaAATGCACTGAATATGGCGCGATTCCGAAAGGCAGtatacagtgcactgtgggtgcagttagcattagttgtttgttatgcacCAGTATGTACAGTGTCAATTGTGATCGCTCAtactaaaaaatattcattactcTCAGTCGTCACACGGGAAGTAGCAATTATTTTACTTTGCTTTAACTCGACGTTAAACCCGTTcctatactgctggaagattagtgaagtgagacaagcagtgaagcAGACAATTAGAGAAGCACTTTGCTGA
- the LOC131786474 gene encoding adrenocorticotropic hormone receptor-like, which translates to MSTTNFSSGRSHTKLFEELLCSPSLLGEHQQQLSICFLAVDILLSITAFAGNSLILVALHKESSLHPPSKLLYCCLATTDLLVGLVSPPLSVLYWMSMVQEHWNLCRYVWDAAYITGYVLFLVSLMTMTAISLDRLLALLLGLRYKQIVTLKRTYIIVTTFWVFNLVASLSEFFYQGIIVMYSSLVAPFCLVISFASYTKIFYTLRYHQAQQSDQQQPSQTNALNTARFRKAVYSALWVQLALVVCYAPICTVNIVLAHTKKYSFLLVVSWKVASILLCFNSTLNPFLYCWKISEVREAVRQTIKEALC; encoded by the coding sequence ATGTCGACAACAAATTTCAGTAGCGGTAGAAGTCACACGAAATTATTTGAAGAACTGCTATGCTCTCCCTCTTTGCTGGGTGAGCATCAACAACAACTATCAATTTGCTTCTTAGCGGTtgacattctcctctccattaCAGCATTTGCTGgaaattctcttatccttgtgGCACTTCATAAGGAATCTTCCCTgcatccgccgtccaaactcCTGTAttgttgtctggcaacaactgatctgttagTTGGTCTTGTTTCCCCGCCTCTCAGTGTTCTATATTGGATGTCCATGGTTCAAGAACACTGGAACCTTTGTCGATACGTATGGGACGCAGCCTACATCACAGGCTATGTATTGTTTTTAGTGTCTTTGATGACGATGACGGCCATAAGcttggacagacttctcgccctgttgttgGGACTGCGATACAAgcaaattgtaactttgaagcgcacgtATATTATTGTAACTACCTTTTGGGTTTTTAACCTTGTCGCCTctttaagtgaatttttttatcaggGTATAATCGTTATGTACAGCTCCCTAGTTGCACCATTTTGCCTGGTAATATCATTCGcatcgtacacaaagattttttaCACTCTCAGATATCACCAAGCACAACAATCAgatcaacaacagccgagccaaacaaatgcactgaacacGGCGCGATTCAGAAAGGCAGtatacagtgcactgtgggtgcagttagcattagttgtttgttatgcacCAATATGTACAGTGAATATTGTGCTCGCTCATAccaaaaaatattcatttctccTAGTCGTCAGCTGGAAAGTAGCATCTATTTTACTTTGCTTCAACTCGACGTTaaacccgttcctttactgctggaagattagtgaagtgagaGAGGCAGTGAGGCAGACAATTAAAGAAGCACTTTGCTGA
- the LOC136277452 gene encoding adrenocorticotropic hormone receptor-like: MLISNFSSGRSHTKSYEELICSPSLMGGHQQLSIFFLAVDILLSITAFAGNFLILVALHKESSLHPPSKLLYRCLATTDLLVGLVAQPLRALYWMSVVQERWSLCRYARDAAIITGYVLSLVSLMTMTAISVDRLLALLLGLRYKQIVTLKRTYIIVTTFWVFTLVASLSGFLHHPITFLYFYQVISFCLVISVASYAKIFCTLRYHQAQVRDQQQLSQTNALNMARFRKAVYSALWLQLALVFCYAPINTMTIVTAHTKKYSLLLVVTLSVATTLLFFNSTLNPFLYCWKISEVRQAVKQTIRQALC; this comes from the coding sequence ATGTTGATATCAAATTTCAGTAGCGGCAGAAGTCACACGAAATCATATGAAGAACTGATATGCTCTCCCTCTTTGATGGGTGGGCATCAACaactatcaatttttttcttagcagttgacattctcctctccatcacagcatttgcaggaaattttcttatccttgtggcccttcacaaggaatcttccctgcaTCCGCCCTCCAAACTCCtatatcgttgtctggcaacaactgatctgttggttggtcttgttgcCCAGCCTCTCCGTGCTCTATATTGGATGTCCGTGGTTCAAGAACGTTGGAGCCTTTGTCGATACGCAAGAGACGCAGCCATCATCACAGGCTATGTATTGTCTTTAGTGTCTTTGATGACGATGACGGCCAtcagcgtggacagacttctcgccctgttgttgGGACTGAGATACAAGCAAATcgtaactttgaagcgcacgtATATTATTGTAACTACCTTTTGGGTTTTTACCCTTGTCGCCTCTTTAAGTGGATTTCTTCATCATCCTATAACCTTTTTGTACTTCTACCAAGTTATATCATTTTGCCTGGTAATATCAGTCGCATCGTACGCAAAGATTTTTTGCACTCTCAGATATCACCAAGCACAAGTACGAGATCAACAACAGCTGAGCCaaacaaatgcactgaacatggcgcgatTCAGAAAGGCAGTATACAGTGCACTGTGGttgcagttagcattagttttTTGTTATGCACCAATAAACACAATGACAATTGTGACCGCTCATACTAAAAAATACTCATTGCTCTTAGTCGTCACATTGAGTGTAGCAACtactttacttttctttaactcgacgttaaacccgtttctttattgctggaagattagtgaagtgagGCAAGCCgtgaagcagacaatcagacaagcactttgTTGA